The genomic stretch ACTGATCCTTACAGTACTTCCAATCTTATGTGTAAATGGAATTATGAATTAATGAATACTTTACACGGCGGGAACTATGGTGTTACTGATGAAAGTTTTGATATCGGACATTTATTTGGTGCAACAGGAGGTGGCGGAAGTGCTGGCTGTATTGGTTGTATTGGAAGCAATGATACAACTACAACTCCTGATCCTGATTGTGGAAACTCACCTAGCCCAGATAATTATAAAGGAAGTGGTTATACATCACCTGCTAATGCTGTTCCTATGGGAGATAGTTTTGACATTGATTATGTAGCACATGAGATGGGACATCAGTTTGGAGATTCACATACTTACAGTTTTTTTGAAGATTTCCTTAATAAAGAAATGGAACCGGGATCTGGATCAACCATTATGGGATATGCTGGTATAACTGGACCTGATACCGACGTACAAGAGCATTCCGATATCTATTTCCATGGTGCAAGTATTGAGCAGGTTCAAAATAATATGGCAGTTGTTACGGCAGATGTGGAAACACCAATTACTAATAATCCACCAGTAGTTGCTGCAATGAATACAACGTATACTATTCCAAAATCAACTGCATTTGTATTAACAGCATCAGCAACAGATCCTGATGGAGACGCTTTAACATATTGCTGGGAGCAGATAAATCCAAGTAAATTGGGGAATGGTGTAACAAAATCAAATATTGGAACAAGGACTTCAGGAGGAAATTTCAGATCATGGGCACCTACCAGCAGTCCTACCAGATATTTTCCTAAACTATCCACTGTTTTGGATGGTGCTGTAAAGAATATCAATGATTTTGAAGCGGCAAGTACGGTGGCAAGAACTACCAATTTCCGTGTAACGGTAAGAGACAATAAACCTGGTGGGCAGGCACAATCTGCTTTTGCAAATCAGACCGTTGTTATAGGTTCTGCGGCTGCATTCACTGTCAATACAACTTCTCTTACTCCTAATGCGAATTCAACTATTGCGTGGACAGTATCAGGAACAACAGCCTCTCCATACAACGTGGCCAATGTTAAAATTGATTATACAGCTGATAATGGAGCAACATGGAATGACCTGGCAGCATCGGTTCCAAACAGTGGCTCTGCAAGTGTATTTATTCCGGCATCTTTAGCAGGAAAGGATATTCACGTGAGGATCTCTGCTATTGGAAATGTGTTTTATGCAGTGAAGAAGGCTACTGTAGCAGCTACACTAGCTGTATCTGAAGCCGGAAACAATGTGAAAACTGTTCACATCTATCCAAACCCTGTTGAAGATATACTGAATGTAATGAACGTTTCTTCAAACGCTACTTATGAAATCTTTACTACACCTGGACAATTAATCTCAAAAGGAACAATAGGTGATGGCAGAATTAATGTGAGTAGTTTGATAAAAGGAGTTTATTTCATTACCATTAATGGTAAGGATATAAACAATAAAACTAAATTTGTCAAAAAATAATTTAATAAAATAAAAACCTCTGATAACTCAGAGGTTTTTTTTATGAATAATTTTATCTCATGAAATAGCTGAAGTAACTACAGCTTCCCATTAGACTTTTCGTGGTTTCAGCATCTGAATATTGTGCTTTCAGCTGAGCAAAATATGTTCTGTACTTTTGATTCTTCAGCTGATCCATTTGCTTCTGGCGGGCATCTTCTTTTTCAGACCATTTGGGATCAGAATAATCGAAATCTTTTGGAGCTTTGGCTTCATACTGATAATATTTACCTTGCTCGGCACTTGCCATCTGGAATAGAATTCTTGCCTTCTGTTCTTTATTATTAGAAAGCTGAAGGGCTTTTTGGTAATAGTTGATTGCTAAATCAAAATTATCAGGTTCTATATAAGAAGTGTCAAGGAAGTTTTTATAATAATACTTGTAAGGATTTCCTTTGTCATAATTCCAGAAGTTGTACTTTCCTCCATTGCTGTTGTCAATATCCATCACAAACAAATGTCTGTAATATCCTAAAATGGAAGTGTTGTAGAGTAAATTTCCGATAAGTTGGTTGGCTCTTGATGCCTTTTCATCTTTACCGTTTCCTGTTTTCTTAAGCTGAATCAGCGCATCGGTCAATTCCAGTTTATTCATATTGTCTTTGATGAAAGGAAAATCAGTATAGCCTTCAGATTTCATAGATTCGGCATCACTGCTCTGGTAACTTTCCCAAACATTATGTCCGAAAACAAGTGCTGGAATATTATTAAAGCCATTATATTCAGAAGAAGCATATTCTTTTGGAGTAATAGTTTGCCCGTTTTTCTCAGTCCAGTCATAATTTTCCCTTGGGATTCCAACAAATTTCTGAGCCTTTTCATAATATGACTTAGCCTTTTCAAAATCGGCGAGTCTCATCGCTCTGTCACCATAGATGGTATTGAAGAAAGCATCAATGTTTCCTACACTATCCATATTTTTGGCGATAATCTGTTGTTCAAACTGGGTTTTATTGGGTTTTCTATAGAAATCTTCAACACTTTTTACCAGGCTGGAGTTCGGGTTGTACTGAAGATCAGAAAGTTTGTTATTCATCAGGAATGATTTCCCATCCTCTCCCTGCAGAAAATAGCGGTTAGCCATTACATCCTTTAAAAAGTCTGCAGTGGAAGGTGCATTACCATAATAATCATAATCATTATTCACATTTGCAGTGTCTTTTTTGACTTCTTTTTCCACAAAATACTCAGCATAATCCTTCATCAGATGATCTTCAAAAGCTGCATCAACTTTTGGCTGGGCAACGATATCATTCAACACTTTCATTCGTTTAATTTCCTCTATATACTCTGGATTGGTTGTTTTGATTTCGTTCAGAATTTCAGTACTTTCTTTATAGTCTTTCTTTAAAAACTTAAGATAAGCATCTGCAATCTGCCAATATTCATCTTTTGATTTATCTTTAGCTTTCGAAGTAAACTTTTCAAGATCATTAAGGTAATCTTTCGTATGATCATCATATCCGCCATATCCGGTAGTGTAAAAAGGAATTCTGTTAGGGTTATTCAGTAATTCATCATCACTCTGATCAGCTTTGCCTCCATTACCGGATGTATCAGATTGAGACCCTCCGAAAAGATTTTTGAAGAATCTTACAATTTTCTGCCAGAAAGATACTTTCTCTTCTTTTACCTCCTTTACTTCTGTTGTTGTTTTATTGCTGTCTTTGGAGGTATGGTTTTCAGTATTTCCTCTGTAGACGGATACCCTTCCAGATGCTTCAGAAGTATAGTAATAAGTTGGAAGGTAACTTCTTTCCAATTCATTGATGCTTCTTACCGCCATTACTTTTAAGATTTCAGAATCCGGATTAATGTCAAACATTTTTTCCATGATAGGAATAGGGTTGTTGAAATCTTCATATCCTAAAAGGAAGTAAGCCATATTTTTTTCCTCATTCGTATTAGCTCTCTTCATAATATTACTGAAAGAAGCAGTATCCGAAAGCTTCATGGAAACAAAAGCTGACTCTTTACGGTTTTTACTGTTCATAAATACCTGAAAGAAGTTCCAGTTGGCATCGCCATTCATTTCTAATCCTCTTTGAGCACCAGCCAACTGATCCAAAGCCATATAATATACGGTACCTTTTAGCTTGATGGGTTCAATATAGGTTTTGAAAGCCTGTAGTGCAGCATTATAGTCTCTGGTATAGTGATTCAGACGTATAAGCTGGTATCCGTAACGTTGTTTGATCTCAGGATTTCTGGCTGCATGATATAAGGAACTTAAAGCCGCAATCGTTTTATTGTAGTCAAGAGCGGTAGCGTTCTTTCTGTTCTCGTCTCTGTTGTAGTAAAAAGAATTCTCACTTTCAACATAATTGATACTCATATAGGGTTCCAGGTATTTAGCCTCTATTAAATAATCAATTCCTTCTTTATATTTCTGGTAAAATCCTGTTCCCAGTTTTTGTAAAAGCGGGTTGGAAGGAGTTCCATTCTTAAGCGCATTAAGATCGTTCAAGCTTACTTTATACACAAGGTTTTGTGTCTCGGCATAATTCAGCTGATTATTAAAATATTTTTTCCAGGTTTCAATATTATCATCAGGAATCAGAGATGGATTGTAGTCACCAAAAAATCTTGAAGAATAGGTATGAAGAAAAGGAAGATAAGATTTATCTTTAATGATGCCTTGAGTAAAAAGGTTGAAGTATTCGTAATCCGGATCCGACCACGCACAGGCGTTTGAATTCGTATAGAAAAGAGATACAACCGCAAGTGAAAGAATATACTTTTTCATAGGGTTTGTAGTGTTTTTTTTATTTTTTATATAGTTGTTTTGTAATCAATGGTGCTGGCAGAAAATAATATTAAGATATTCATTCACTATTCTCTGTCTTACTCTTATAAAAGATTTAAAATTTTCGATCTAACACAAATTTACTATCTAATTGATAATAAATAATATTAAAATGCGGTATTTTTTTCTGAAGAAATCCGACTACATCCTCCAGTTGCTCCTTAGATATTTCCTCTACTTTTATGGTAAAGCCTTTATTCAGATAATTTCCGAAATAAAAGCCGTCTTTTTGCACTTCAGCTTTATATTCAGAAATCTTTTTAAAGTTAGGGTTATCAAGATCCTTTTTAGACAAAGCATTGACAAGTTTGTGTTTGCCCAAATGATTCGTAATGATTCCCCATGAATAGATAGGCAGAGCTACTTCAATTTTCTTAATGGGGTAGTCTCCCATCTTTGAAAGATAGCTTTTCAAAATATTTACATCCAGAATAGAATTTTTGTCTGATTGATCCAACGGTGATGAAGTAGAGTAGCACATCAGATAAACCTTATCCACCGGGGGGATTCCTGTTTGCTTTTTGTCTTTAACCTGGTGAAGGCGTAATGTACACGTGATTTCCTTTCCGGAAACACTTTTGAGCTCCTTTAAGAATTTAAAATAATCATCACGTGTACCCGCTGTCCAGTCACAGTCTATCTGAATTTCGTTATTGGTTTTTAAATGATATTCTTCCGCTTTCTTCTGGACCAAATGATGAATACTCTCTGCCAGAAATTTAATTTCTTCTCGCGAAATCCCCAGCATTGTTTGGTTAGTGATAAAAACAGTGGGAACAATCTGCTTATCCGTCTGAAAACTCTGATCTTTTGTGATGACGGCAACAGGCTGAAATTTTCCGCCTGTTTTATCAACATCAAAAAATCTTGTATATAAATAAGGAACGGTTGCCTGATCTAAAACCTTCTTCTCCTCCTGATTCAGTTTGAGATTCGTTTTCCAATAATAAAATGTATAAGGGTGGTTTTCTTTTTTACTGCAGGAAGCAATAAATAATAAAACCCATAAAATTTTTAGTATTTTCATACTTAATGGTATATGATTAATCTTTTAAAAATAAAGATATTTATACAGATCGTAAAACCGTAAATCACTCTAAAGGAATCGTTATATGTGATTATTCGTAGAGTTCACTTTCGCAATTACAGGTTTCATTATCTATGCTTTCTCTGGCAGAACAGCAGCCTTCGAGGGTCTTGGTATTTCCTTTTTCATCAGTAAGATAAATTTTATTCTTATCAAATTTTAATAGAAATGTTTCCTTGTATTTTTTGAATTCTACTTTCATTACTTTATCGGATGCATATTTTCCTGCATTTA from Chryseobacterium indologenes encodes the following:
- a CDS encoding zinc-dependent metalloprotease; translation: MKRKLFCLPVLLLTTVVSAQWNKAVPEQKIIKKSDHSVYYKLDIDQIRTQLLRAAKIGEGAPVTISIPNLEGKMERFTVNSFPVMDETLAKQYQLGSYVGIGLDDPSKYIRFSVAPNDFQSMMIAPDGKYEFIEPATKDKSYYSIHGKTSKNGHAFTCSTKESKESVANLQKIMKSGATAKASNKTFHTLRLAMSVTGEYTNYFGGVAGAITQINATLSRVNGVFEREFNIHVNAINAPNLIFTDANTDPYSTSNLMCKWNYELMNTLHGGNYGVTDESFDIGHLFGATGGGGSAGCIGCIGSNDTTTTPDPDCGNSPSPDNYKGSGYTSPANAVPMGDSFDIDYVAHEMGHQFGDSHTYSFFEDFLNKEMEPGSGSTIMGYAGITGPDTDVQEHSDIYFHGASIEQVQNNMAVVTADVETPITNNPPVVAAMNTTYTIPKSTAFVLTASATDPDGDALTYCWEQINPSKLGNGVTKSNIGTRTSGGNFRSWAPTSSPTRYFPKLSTVLDGAVKNINDFEAASTVARTTNFRVTVRDNKPGGQAQSAFANQTVVIGSAAAFTVNTTSLTPNANSTIAWTVSGTTASPYNVANVKIDYTADNGATWNDLAASVPNSGSASVFIPASLAGKDIHVRISAIGNVFYAVKKATVAATLAVSEAGNNVKTVHIYPNPVEDILNVMNVSSNATYEIFTTPGQLISKGTIGDGRINVSSLIKGVYFITINGKDINNKTKFVKK